A genomic segment from Torulaspora globosa chromosome 3, complete sequence encodes:
- the SEN2 gene encoding tRNA splicing endonuclease subunit SEN2 (ancestral locus Anc_8.294), whose product MAKGKSNSLRYRYPLPVHPIELPQLLPHNPLSWVCWIYSYVKSSSRITPIQVEITGDEFVHILVKEPSQMIYLWDNGFFGTGQLSRSEPTWFERTNAMINGDRQSSPGTPLERITEQRRWERSQFKKRRVEMERQLLELRKNGGTVEEEAVLLENQRLELRNFKASQGSDSSTTISKAFYDFESLFDSEGDLAQLEALELLPVEAVFLSFALPVLDISPNVLFQRLLDYNNLSYGAIYPLVKQYVAYHHYRSHGWCVRSGIKFGCDYLLYRRGPPFQHAQFCIAVLDSEESHDYTWYSSVARVVGGAKKTLILCYVEKLKPEEDIVKMWLRNDFTSAFSSFRVNEVVYRRWVPGKNRD is encoded by the coding sequence ATGGCCAAAGGCAAGTCAAATTCATTGAGGTACCGTTATCCACTGCCGGTTCATCCTATAGAGCTACCTCAGCTGCTGCCGCATAATCCTCTATCGTGGGTTTGTTGGATCTATAGCTACGTCAAGAGTTCAAGCAGGATTACACCCATTCAGGTTGAGATTACCGGTGATGAGTTCGTGCATATCCTCGTGAAAGAGCCAAGCCAGATGATCTACCTATGGGATAACGGATTCTTTGGCACTGGCCAACTATCTCGAAGTGAGCCTACTTGGTTTGAACGTACCAATGCCATGATCAATGGGGATAGGCAATCCAGTCCCGGGACCCCTCTGGAGAGGATCACTGAGCAAAGAAGGTGGGAAAGGTCccagttcaagaagagaagggTCGAAATGGAAAGACAACTGCTAgagctgaggaagaatGGTGGTACTGtagaggaagaagccgtCTTATTGGAAAATCAGAGACTAGAGCTTCGAAATTTTAAAGCATCCCAGGGTTCCGACTCTTCAACCACAATATCCAAGGCCTTTTATGACTTCGAGTCGTTGTTTGATAGCGAAGGAGATCTAGCACAGCTAGAAGCACTAGAGCTGCTGCCCGTGGAAGCTGTTTTTCTCTCGTTTGCTCTCCCAGTGCTGGATATCAGCCCGAATGTCCTATTTCAAAGACTTCTAGACTACAACAATCTGTCCTATGGCGCAATATATCCTCTGGTCAAGCAGTACGTGGCGTATCATCACTACAGATCCCACGGTTGGTGCGTTCGATCGGGAATCAAGTTCGGCTGCGACTACTTGCTGTATAGGAGAGGCCCTCCATTCCAGCATGCCCAATTTTGCATCGCAGTACTGGACAGCGAGGAGAGCCATGATTACACATGGTACTCGAGCGTCGCTCGAGTCGTTGGCGGCGCTAAGAAGACTCTCATACTCTGCTATGTGGAGAAATTGAAACCAGAGGAAGATATCGTCAAGATGTGGCTGCGAAACGACTTTACCAGCgccttctccagctttcgAGTGAATGAAGTTGTCTACAGAAGATGGGTTCCTGGGAAAAATAGAGATTAA